A stretch of Anas acuta chromosome 3, bAnaAcu1.1, whole genome shotgun sequence DNA encodes these proteins:
- the LOC137855021 gene encoding sterile alpha motif domain-containing protein 12-like, with the protein MGLRGRGARAAGTVAAPSVGSPSCPRALPDPHMDTNAQDGAEVQDGAEVLSEGCSLAEVSEGPPAQWSVPEVCAWLDARCGDGDLVQLAAEHGVSGRALLRMTEGTLRRMGVAPHSRRRELLRELLGLRLQQELEELLSIAGE; encoded by the exons ATGGGGCTGCGTGGAAGGGGGGCAAGGGCAGCGGGGACTGTTGCAG CCCCCTCTGTAGggagccccagctgcccccgCGCCCTGCCGGACCCCCACATGGACACCAATGCGCAGGATGGTGCCGAGGTGCAGGATGGTGCCGAGGTTCTGTCGGAGGGATGTTCACTGGCCGAG GTCTCGGAGGGGCCCCCAGCACAGTGGTCGGTGCCGGAGGTGTGCGCCTGGCTGGATGCGCGGTGCGGGGACGGGGACCTGGTGCAGCTGGCGGCCGAGCACGGGGTCAGCGGCCGGGCCCTGCTGCGAATGACCGAGGGGACCCTGCGGCGCATGGGGGTCGCCCCCCACAGCCGGCGCCGGGAGCTGCtgcgggagctgctggggctgcggctgcagcaggagctggaagagctgctgagcaTTGCCGGGG AGTGA